One Aureibacter tunicatorum DNA segment encodes these proteins:
- a CDS encoding zinc-dependent peptidase, producing MTLFFIVGFVILAASLWWYFLIYLPKKPKGEKIDEMPESWKKLLTENVNFYRNLSQEDKIKFENRLLHFISIKRIIGVDTEVEDLDKVLIASSAVIPLFGFSEWTYPNLKEVLLYPKAFDKDFQISGTRKNITGMVGNGVMEGKMILSQKALRAGFIIDNDKSNVGIHEFIHLIDKADGEIDGVPKMLIQNQYAIPWLKIMHDEMNRIYSNQSDINPYGGTNQQEFLSVISEYFFERPDLLKRKHPKLYEAMENIFKQDLYDNLKVNKKRDFNN from the coding sequence ATGACCTTATTCTTCATTGTTGGATTTGTCATTTTGGCAGCAAGTCTTTGGTGGTATTTCCTGATTTATCTTCCTAAAAAACCTAAGGGAGAAAAAATAGACGAAATGCCTGAGAGCTGGAAAAAACTGCTCACTGAAAACGTTAATTTTTATAGAAATTTGTCTCAAGAAGACAAAATCAAATTTGAAAATCGATTGCTTCACTTTATATCTATAAAAAGAATTATAGGCGTGGATACTGAAGTAGAAGACTTGGATAAGGTCTTAATCGCATCAAGCGCGGTAATTCCTTTGTTCGGGTTTTCCGAGTGGACGTATCCCAATCTCAAAGAAGTACTTCTATACCCTAAAGCATTTGACAAAGATTTTCAAATTTCAGGAACTCGAAAAAATATCACGGGAATGGTGGGCAATGGGGTTATGGAAGGCAAAATGATTCTTTCCCAAAAAGCGCTCAGAGCTGGATTCATCATAGACAATGACAAATCAAATGTAGGCATTCATGAATTTATACATCTCATTGACAAAGCTGATGGAGAAATCGATGGGGTACCTAAGATGCTCATACAAAACCAATATGCAATCCCTTGGTTAAAAATCATGCATGATGAAATGAACAGAATCTATTCAAATCAATCAGATATCAACCCCTACGGAGGGACAAACCAACAAGAGTTCCTTTCTGTAATAAGCGAATACTTTTTTGAAAGGCCAGACCTATTGAAAAGAAAACATCCAAAACTTTACGAAGCTATGGAGAATATTTTCAAACAAGACCTCTATGACAACCTAAAAGTAAATAAAAAGCGAGATTTCAACAATTAG